A DNA window from Hydrogenothermus marinus contains the following coding sequences:
- a CDS encoding pyridoxal phosphate-dependent aminotransferase — MELSNRIKKVKPSATLVITAKANQLKAQGIDVIGFGAGEPDFDTPDYVKEAAIKALKEGKTKYTPSAGIPQLREAVAQKLKEKNNIEYQPSEVVITPGAKMALYEIFAILLNPEDEVIVPAPYWVSYTEQIKLCDGTYKTPLTSEENEFVFTADLLKENISDKTKAVVINTPSNPTGAVIPKKELEKIAEVCLEKGIMIISDECYEEFAYDEPHFSIASLSKEVRDITFTVGAFSKSYSMTGWRLGWVAAPEKYTKAIASMQSQTVSNPTSFAQYGALEALKDNGKFPKMMREEFIKRRDYIVERLNNIEGIKCVKPQGAFYVFPNIKQYIKGNIKNDIDFAEYLLEEGKVAVVPGSAFGAEGYIRMSYATSMENIKEGLNRIEETLKKLR; from the coding sequence ATGGAACTTTCAAACAGAATAAAAAAGGTAAAACCATCAGCAACACTTGTGATTACAGCAAAAGCAAATCAATTAAAAGCTCAAGGTATTGACGTAATAGGTTTTGGAGCTGGAGAGCCTGATTTTGATACGCCAGATTATGTAAAAGAAGCAGCTATTAAAGCTTTAAAAGAAGGAAAAACAAAATATACACCTTCAGCAGGAATTCCTCAGTTGAGAGAAGCAGTAGCACAAAAATTAAAAGAAAAAAATAATATTGAATACCAACCTTCAGAAGTTGTAATTACTCCAGGGGCTAAAATGGCTCTTTATGAAATATTTGCTATCTTATTAAATCCAGAAGATGAAGTAATTGTACCAGCTCCTTATTGGGTTTCATATACAGAACAGATAAAACTTTGTGATGGCACATACAAAACACCTTTAACTTCTGAAGAAAATGAGTTTGTATTTACAGCAGATTTATTAAAAGAAAATATTTCAGATAAAACTAAAGCAGTAGTAATAAACACACCTTCAAATCCAACAGGAGCAGTAATACCAAAGAAAGAACTTGAAAAAATAGCTGAAGTTTGTCTTGAAAAAGGAATAATGATAATTTCTGATGAATGTTATGAAGAGTTTGCTTATGATGAGCCTCATTTTAGTATTGCATCATTATCAAAAGAGGTTAGAGATATTACCTTTACTGTCGGAGCATTTTCTAAATCATACTCTATGACAGGTTGGAGACTTGGCTGGGTAGCAGCACCTGAAAAATATACAAAAGCTATAGCATCTATGCAAAGTCAAACAGTATCAAATCCAACATCTTTTGCTCAGTATGGAGCTTTAGAAGCTTTAAAAGATAATGGAAAATTTCCGAAAATGATGAGAGAGGAATTTATAAAAAGAAGGGATTATATAGTTGAAAGATTAAACAATATTGAAGGTATAAAATGTGTAAAACCACAAGGAGCTTTTTATGTGTTTCCAAATATAAAGCAGTATATTAAAGGAAATATAAAAAATGATATAGATTTTGCTGAGTATTTACTTGAAGAAGGAAAAGTTGCAGTTGTTCCTGGTTCTGCTTTTGGAGCTGAAGGTTATATAAGAATGTCTTATGCAACTTCAATGGAAAATATAAAAGAAGGACTAAATAGAATAGAAGAAACTTTAAAAAAATTAAGATAG